From a single Apium graveolens cultivar Ventura chromosome 2, ASM990537v1, whole genome shotgun sequence genomic region:
- the LOC141708146 gene encoding uncharacterized protein LOC141708146, which yields MDAQRALLDELMGAARNLTEEERKGYKETTWDDKDVCGFYMVRFCPHDLFVNTRSDLGQCPKIHDPKLKESFESSPRHDSFVPKFEADLAHFCEKLVMDLDRRVRRGRERLDQDVEVPPPPPVPIEKSEQLSVLEEKIKNLLEQVESLGEAGKVDEAEALMRKVDLLNAEKTALTLQPQNDKVLMLAQEKKMALCETCGSFLVANDVIERTQSHVTGKQHIGYGMVRDFLAEFKETKEKAREQERLAREKEAEERRKQREKEVESRRRRSVSGDRDRDRNRDRDRERDRYRDQDHERSRERNGRGSREGGRGLDSKYSSSRNGREGSRDRYRERNRSRSRSPSRRSRRRSP from the exons ATGGATGCTCAACGAGCCCTGCTAGATGAACTCATGGGTGCTG CTCGCAATCTAACTGAAGAAGAGAGAAAGGGTTACAAGGAAACCACTTGGGATGACAAGGATGTGTGTGGCTTTTATATGGTTCGATTTTGTCCTCATGATTTGTTTGTCAACACAAGGAGCGATCTAG GACAATGCCCAAAAATTCATGACCCGAAACTGAAAGAAAG TTTTGAGAGTTCCCCAAGACATGATTCATTCGTGCCAAAGTTTGAAGCAGACCTGGCCCATTTCTGTGAGAAATTG GTAATGGACTTGGACAGAAGAGTCAGGCGCGGGAGAGAACGTCTTGATCAAGATGTTGAAGTTCCCCCTCCACCTCCAGTTCCAATTGAAAAATCTGAGCAGTTATCAGTGTTGGAGGAAAAAATAAAGAACCTGCTAGAGCAAGTGGAGTCCCTCGGTGAAGCAGGCAAGGTTGATGAAGCTGAAGCACTAATGAGAAAG GTGGATTTGCTTAATGCAGAGAAGACAGCCTTGACACTGCAGCCCCAGAATGACAAAGTTTTAATGCTTGCTCAGGAGAAAAAGATGGCCCTCTGTGAAACTTGTGGCTCTTTCCTAGTAGCAAATGATGTAATTGAGAGAACTCAGTCTCACGTCACTGGAAAGCAGCATATCGGTTACGGAATGGTGCGTGATTTCCTAGCTGAGTTCAAG GAAACTAAGGAGAAAGCAAGAGAACAGGAAAGGTTAGCAAGGGAGAAGGAAGCAGAAGAAAGAAGAAAACAGAGGGAAAAGGAAGTCGAGAGTAGACGTAGAAGAAGTGTTTCAGGTGACAGAGACAGGGACCGCAATCGTGATAGAGACAGAGAGCGGGATAGGTATCGAGACCAAGATCATGAAAGGTCTCGCGAGAGAAATGGTAGGGGAAGCCGTGAAGGGGGGAGAGGGTTGGATTCAAAGTACAGCAGTAGTAGAAATGGAAGAGAGGGAAGTAGAGATAGATACCGAGAGCGTAATAGGAGCAGGTCGCGTTCACCCAGCAGGCGTAGTCGCAGAAGGTCACCTTGA
- the LOC141708145 gene encoding nuclear cap-binding protein subunit 2, translated as MALLFKDPNKISAYRDRRFQGSQEEFENALLTSTTVYVGNMSFYTTEEQAYELFSRAGEIKKIVMGLDKNTKTPCGFCFIMYYSREDTEDAVKYISGTILDDRPIRVDFDWGFQEGRQWGRGRSGGQVRDEYRTDYDPGRGGYGKLVQKELEAQRELVDYGVGSLGSFPPVMPSNYGRNSGRQGYGGSNRHGRGDYQRKRHREDDRFGPENTKRTLDHDSRRNSDHDSRPEKNPRFRESGDSDEEEEDDRKRRP; from the exons ATGGCCTTACTGTTCAAG GATCCAAACAAGATCTCTGCGTACCGGGATAGAAGGTTTCAAGGCTCGCAAGAAGAATTTGAGAATGCTCTCCTCACCTCAACAACTGTTTATGTTGGCAATATGTCATTCTACACAACTGAAGAACAAGCATATGAACTGTTCTCTCGAGCAGGAGAAATCAAAAAAATAGTTATGGGATTAGATAAGAACACTAAAACTCCTTGCGGTTTTTGCTTTATCAT GTACTATTCTAGAGAGGATACTGAAGATGCTGTTAAATACATAAGTGGGACAATACTTGATGATCGTCCTATTCGTGTAGATTTTGATTGGGGATTTCAAGAAGGAAGACAATGGGGACGTGGTCGTAGTGGTGGCCAG GTACGCGATGAATATCGCACCGACTATGATCCAG GCAGGGGTGGTTATGGAAAATTAGTTCAGAAGGAGTTGGAAGCACAAAGGGAACTAGTAGATTACGGTGTAGGGTCTCTGGGCTCTTTTCCACCTGTCATGCCTTCTAATT ATGGTAGAAACAGTGGAAGACAGGGCTACGGTGGCTCTAATCGACACGGTAGAGGAG ATTATCAGCGGAAGCGACATCGGGAAGATGACAGGTTCGGGCCAGAGAACACTAAAAGAACTTTAGATCATGATTCTCGTAGAAATTCTGATCACGACTCCAGACCG GAAAAGAATCCACGTTTCCGAGAGAGTGGTGATTCTGACGAGGAGGAGGAAGATGATCGAAAAAGACGCCCTTAG
- the LOC141697261 gene encoding putative F-box protein At1g67623, with product MGVGIKATKKTNFKKTNNKKNIFDSIPAELIIDIVARVAASSSRDLFKAKLSCETLHKFADDKYIIQRASLDKFPVVPWTLNDHKQAIFSDRCADSENPEALCRRGIVRYFEKMEMNSGIECLLKAAKSGHLEAMYVLGLIMILHGEETKEQGMKIIIDMKNLQTKRKNIQKIRESFSTTLGSIWVKNTMVVGQAMPTCCTRQDHAKSIGLNKLADLECAACSCDQEIVHLWEILPKSI from the exons ATGGGTGTAGGTATTAAAGCTACCAAGAAAACAAATTTCAAGAAAACAAACAACAAGAAAAATATATTTGATTCCATTCCTGCTGAATTGATCATTGATATTGTTGCTCGCGTTGCAGCATCTTCTTCCCGTGACTTGTTCAAGGCCAAGTTGAG CTGCGAAACTCTTCATAAATTTGCGGATGATAAGTACATTATTCAACGTGCTTCACTTGACAAGTTCCCCGTAGTTCCATGGACATTGAACGATCACAAACAAGCAATTTTCTCCGATCGTTGCGCCGATTCTGAAAATCCCGAAGCTCTCTGCAGGCGTGGAATT gTACGATATTTCGAGAAGATGGAGATGAACTCTGGGATTGAGTGTTTGTTGAAGGCTGCAAAATCTGGACACCTTGAAGCAATGTATGTGTTAGGTCTTATCATGATCTTACACGGAGAAGAAACTAAAGAACAGGGAATGAAGATTATTATCGACATGAAAAACCTACAGacaaaaagaaaaaatattcAAAAGATTCGAGAAAGTTTCTCAACAACACTTGGATCAATATGGGTGAAGAATACCATGGTGGTCGGACAAGCAATGCCAACATGTTGCACAAGGCAAGATCATGCAAAGTCAATAGGGTTGAATAAGCTTGCCGACTTAGAATGTGCGGCATGCTCTTGTGATCAAGAAATAGTTCATCTCTGGGAAATTTTGCCCAAATCTATCTAG
- the LOC141697271 gene encoding uncharacterized protein LOC141697271 — MDGENQNNNENQGNNDEGGNVFDQLAETLAVLVNQQPKPNIVSQFKRLNPPTFDGATDPAIVEMWIQEMEKAFGLLGSNEGQKVTLAVYQLQGSAYDWWLMEKRKNETTNLEENHEPYTWAKFKKALEDKYFPRTVRLQKERDFIRLQQGGRTVIEYEAEFAKLAKYASTLVADESSRARRLEEGLRSDIRNSVASFELQTYEAVLNKALVIERGLAESEKASGSWNKRRFTQTSGQSFQEGPLKKPHVYDNIGGQGDRERCSRCGKNHPDKVCRWNTGACFHCGEVGHKISNCPHNPPPPPRKEADNKMGKGRVFQLTGNENYRN, encoded by the coding sequence ATGGATGGAGAAAATCAGAACAACAATGAAAATCAGGGCAATAATGATGAAGGAGGAAACGTCTTTGACCAGCTGGCTGAAACTCTAGCTGTACTTGTGAATCAGCAACCGAAGCCCAACATCGTCTCTCAATTCAAGCGTTTGAACCCGCCAACTTTTGATGGAGCTACAGACCCGGCTATCGTTGAGATGTGGATCcaagagatggaaaaagctttcGGACTTCTGGGGAGCAATGAGGGACAAAAGGTGACCTTAGCTGTGTACCAATTGCAAGGAAGCGCTTACGACTGGTGGCTTATGGAAAAGAGAAAGAATGAGACGACAAATCTTGAAGAAAATCATGAACCGTACACTTGGGCAAAGTTCAAGAAGGCTTTAGAGGACAAGTACTTTCCGAGAACAGTTCGTCTGCAGAAAGAGAGGGACTTCATTCGACTTCAACAAGGTGGAAGAACCGTCATTGAATACGAAGCAGAATTTGCAAAGCTTGCGAAGTACGCGTCGACCCTAGTAGCAGATGAGAGCAGTCGAGCACGAAGATTAGAGGAGGGACTTCGAAGTGACATCAGGAATTCAGTGGCGTCGTTTGAACTTCAGACGTACGAGGCTGTCCTCAACAAGGCGTTAGTGATCGAAAGGGGCTTGGCAGAATCTGAAAAGGCGTCTGGCAGTTGGAATAAGAGGCGGTTCACTCAAACTAGTGGGCAATCTTTTCAAGAGGGACCACTCAAGAAGCCACACGTGTACGATAACATCGGGGGTCAAGGTGATCGAGAAAGGTGTTCGAGGTGCGGCAAGAATCATCCCGACAAAGTCTGCCGTTGGAATACTGGTGCTTGTTTCCATTGCGGAGAAGTAGGACACAAGATTTCGAATTGTCCGCACAACCCGCCACCGCCACCAAGGAAGGAAGCAGATAACAAGATGGGCAAGGGGCGTGTGTTCCAGCTCACAGGAAATGAAAACTATCGCAATTAA